The proteins below come from a single Sphingomonas carotinifaciens genomic window:
- a CDS encoding cell envelope biogenesis protein TolA — protein MDRAERIGLGVAVAGHLVLFGLLSVGFLSTPNPEKLKVQPIDISLVKDVALEAEAPQAVEAPAQSIAPDEGEPEDAAPPEPAEAEPEPTPPAPAPPKPQPAPPKPEPKPVPAPLKPQPKPKPAPQPRPQPKKPAPAPEKAAPQPKPAPVKKPAAPAPAKPAPAKQAAAPKAAPAKPATPARGSGKSETATATKPRGSRLGDDFLKGMSAEPSPSRSEAPRAAKIGAQAAANIASAILRQVQPCANRQVTPGPGAERIRVTINLRLNRDGSLAARPRVTGRDGVDDENRRYVDRVDDLAVATFVGCSPLRGLPAELYDVPGGWSNFNLRYKLPG, from the coding sequence ATGGACCGGGCCGAGCGCATAGGGCTGGGCGTTGCGGTTGCGGGGCACCTGGTGCTCTTCGGCCTGTTGTCGGTCGGCTTCCTGTCGACGCCGAACCCGGAAAAGCTGAAGGTCCAGCCGATCGACATCTCGCTGGTCAAGGACGTCGCGCTGGAGGCCGAGGCGCCACAGGCGGTGGAGGCGCCGGCCCAGTCGATCGCGCCCGATGAAGGCGAGCCCGAGGACGCCGCACCGCCCGAGCCTGCCGAAGCGGAGCCCGAACCCACGCCGCCGGCCCCGGCACCGCCCAAACCGCAGCCGGCACCGCCGAAACCGGAACCCAAGCCGGTGCCCGCCCCGCTCAAGCCGCAGCCGAAGCCCAAGCCGGCGCCGCAACCCAGGCCGCAGCCGAAAAAGCCTGCACCCGCGCCCGAAAAGGCGGCGCCGCAGCCAAAGCCCGCGCCGGTGAAGAAGCCGGCAGCACCGGCGCCTGCGAAACCCGCGCCAGCCAAGCAGGCGGCGGCGCCCAAGGCGGCCCCGGCCAAGCCCGCGACGCCGGCACGCGGCAGCGGCAAGAGCGAAACCGCGACCGCGACGAAACCGCGCGGCAGCCGGCTGGGTGACGATTTCCTGAAGGGCATGTCCGCCGAGCCGTCGCCGAGCAGGTCGGAGGCGCCGCGTGCCGCCAAGATCGGCGCGCAGGCTGCGGCCAATATCGCCTCGGCGATCCTGCGGCAGGTGCAGCCCTGTGCGAACCGGCAGGTGACGCCGGGGCCGGGGGCGGAGCGCATCCGCGTGACGATCAACCTGCGCCTGAATCGCGACGGCAGTCTGGCGGCGCGCCCGCGGGTGACGGGCCGCGACGGCGTGGACGACGAAAATCGCCGTTATGTCGACCGCGTCGACGACCTGGCGGTGGCGACGTTCGTGGGCTGTTCGCCGCTGCGCGGGTTGCCGGCAGAATTGTACGATGTTCCAGGCGGTTGGAGTAACTTCAACTTGCGTTACAAGCTTCCTGGGTGA